One genomic segment of Cottoperca gobio chromosome 21, fCotGob3.1, whole genome shotgun sequence includes these proteins:
- the LOC115026584 gene encoding FERM and PDZ domain-containing protein 4-like isoform X1, with product MDVFSFVKMPKLSGHRTKSSGWPPPSGTWSSSQGPPNGWDMGTNREGRDCYINHSCSQSSSLDEVRLDGDKFVPPAPRKVEMRRDPVLGFGFVAGSEKPVVVRSVTPGGPSEGRLIPGDEIIMINDEPVSSAPRERVIDLVRYDNTLRSCKESILLSVVQPYPSPKSAFISAAKKAKLKTNPVKVRFAEEVIINGQVPETVKDNSLLFMPNVLKVYLENGQTKSFKFDSSTSIKDVILTLQEKLSIKSIEHFSLMLEQRAEGCASKLMLLHEQEMLTQVTQRPGSHKMKCFFRITFVPKDPVDLLRRDAVAFEYLYVQSCNDVVLERFGSELKYDTALHLAALQMYILTINAKQSQKVSLKYIEKEWGLALFLPPAVLSSMKEKNIKKALTHILKTNQNLVPPGKKLTALQAKVHYLKYLSDLRLYGGRVFKSTLIQGEKHTEVTLLVGPKYGISHVINTKTNLVALLADFSHVNRIEMYTEDENRVRVELHVLDVKPITLIMESVDAMNLACLTAGYYKLLVDSRRSIFNVAKNTETSHAARVKQTYQAIECTYSTPQKGFEDRNNQRCSQDYSDQECEYLEHGRFEGQPVYITEIHQPQHSVHMAERAECCRIPCTQTYLNVPRPKPQDSARSAKVSFIFGDPPLDSVNPQNLGYQRLMDDSPEILDNHSHMYRRLEEDYKMMDAIEDGYQYSTKIFGPTECIEEPLLHDICYAETTDDAEDEDDISCEEDMVMSDIDKPMLLSLSGSSDDIIDLTSLPPPPEGNDEEDNDVLLHSLNLAIAAPPPGFRDSSDEEEQQGGGTRAQGACNDIPVSLIDSVPTLGAEGHGEPLNDAVVSTLQALEALAASEEQSPAQSESSTGVEISRAFSPESSDSGNETNSSEMTESSELATAHRHSENHLRMHMAMTEGSHSVNEEKTEVAAPGDGGAAAMQYNSQEHQDEEAKSSAVASSQIFHSDGGEMEPETMEIKSVSEYFTKMHMGSVMSRQRGKQREAESRIQGDTCESSDRSHMTSHDSAREEPPHLVGKYNAFTVRDSYYMNQLDLGRTHFKDRNQKWQQTTAGNKMAENLSPECVNDSQASHADRLTEKGEKRDSDKRSQQLNHLHSPCKGPAEGEATSQDNEQQQIKIPPSEQDLTRLYEYHVNKRMSSIQSEGVHSLQSSQCSSIDAGCSTGSSSCVTPMDSPLCATDNMHVLSESSLKGLSYATAEEKACGPPGQGRVGHPMDSTLLRKIHAATSAEPGFGITRDGSHRMPKIKETTACTQLKKVGEESSLALCNETSTTTTTITPSSLRSSTEPSGLTQASPEPDPHALAFPSSGSSSDPKTSSLRKPRRDRTLGKNWSTMMPGSRSLEALLEKTRATITRKSGGQNFQSQDPPKAQRIFSAKTLPKSLSQGSVASNSSGRRMLRGASLLPPETTAQRLHAGSWKCRRPFSHCFLRRKKNTDGDDEDKEMPSHALFSVSSVSFNREESVVLKADFKAEQSNTAAATNDTSLKARLARVNSMKGKTYSLHTGFALARKDALEMVVVLRSSVGRSYRGGKREVNEADTDTFSQLLFMQAKVLSSACSQMGVEYSSPEELLLTLTHSFHTLCCLTQACMSLVEGLSRESERREVVAKVDEVVMNYARLLKAAEAASGSSPGDQSVNALTHHSAAMSAIINALTHSLKTLLNK from the exons CCACTCCTGCTCCCAGAGCAGCTCCCTGGATGAAGTTCGTCTGGACGGGGACAAATTTGTGCCACCAGCTCCACGGAAGGTGGAGATGAGACGAGACCCAGTGCTTGGCTTTGGATTTGTGGCAGGCAGTGAGAAACCTGTGGTGGTCCGCTCAGTCACACCAG GGGGTCCATCAGAAGGCAGGCTGATCCCAGGAGACGAGATCATCATGATAAATGATGAGCCAGTCAGTTCAGCACCCAGGGAGAGGGTTATTGACCTTGTCAGGTATGACAACACACTAAG GAGCTGCAAGGAGTCGATATTGTTAAGCGTTGTTCAGCCGTACCCA TCACCCAAATCGGCATTCATCAGCGCAGCCAAAAAGGCCAAGTTAAAGACTAATCCTGTTAAAGTCCGCTTCGCTGAAGAGGTCATCATCAATGGCCAGGTCCCC GAAACAGTGAAGGACAACTCCCTTCTCTTTATGCCAAATGTTCTGAAGGTGTACCTGGAGAACGGGCAgactaaatcatttaaatttgaCAGCAGCACATCCATTAAG GACGTCATCTTGACCCTGCAAGAAAAGCTATCCATTAAGAGCATCGAGCACTTCTCTCTGATGCTGGAGCAAAGAGCGGAGGGGTGTGCCAGCAAACTCATGCTCCTGCATGAGCAGGAGATGCTAACTCAG GTGACACAGAGGCCAGGGTCACACAAGATGAAATGCTTTTTCCGCATCACTTTTGTCCCAAAGGATCCCGTGGACCTGCTTAGGAGAGACGCAGTAGCATTTGAATACCTCTATGTTCAG AGCTGTAATGATGTGGTATTGGAGAGATTTGGGTCAGAGCTGAAATACGACACGGCCCTCCATCTGGCTGCTCTGCAAATGTATATTCTGACCATCAATGCCAAGCAGTCCCAGAAAGTTTCCCTCAAGTATATTGA GAAGGAGTGGGGTCTGGCTTTGTTCCTGCCTCCTGCAGTGCTGTCGAGCATGAAAGAGAAGAACATCAAGAAGGCCCTCACTCACATCCTCAAAACCAACCAGAACCTGGTGCCACCTGGTAAAAAG CTGACTGCATTGCAGGCAAAGGTCCATTATCTGAAGTATCTTAGCGATTTGAGGCTGTATGGAGGACGGGTTTTTAAATCCACACTAATT CAAGGCGAGAAGCACACAGAAGTGACATTGCTGGTGGGGCCCAAATATGGCATCAGCCATGTGATCAACACCAAAACAAACCTGGTGGCACTTCTGGCTGATTTCAGTCATGTCAACCGCATTGAGATGTATACAGAAGATGAGAACAGGGTTAGAGTGGAACTACATGTTCTGGACGTAAAG CCCATCACTCTCATAATGGAGTCTGTTGATGCAATGAATCTGGCCTGTTTGACTGCTGGCTACTACAAATTACTGGTGGACTCTCGGCGCTCCATCTTCAATGTGgccaaaaacacagaaacaa GCCATGCAGCACGAGTAAAGCAGACCTACCAGGCCATCGAGTGTACATACAGCACACCCCAGAAAGGATTTGAAGACAGAAACAACCAGAGATGCAGCCAAGATTATTCTGACCAGGAGTGTGAATACCTGGAGCACGGGAGATTTGAAGGCCAACCAGTCTACATAACTGAGATCCACCAGCCTCAGCACTCCGTGCACATGGCAGAGAGAGccgagtgctgcagaatcccTTGCACCCAAACTTACCTCAACGTCCCCAGGCCCAAACCCCAAGACTCCGCCAGGAGTGCAAAGGTCTCCTTCATATTTGGAGATCCTCCCTTAGACAGTGTTAACCCCCAAAATTTGGGCTACCAGAGACTGATGGACGATAGCCCAGAGATTCTAGACAATCACAGCCACATGTATAGGCGTCTCGAGGAGGACTATAAGATGATGGATGCCATAGAAGACGGGTATCAGTACTCCACCAAAATCTTCGGTCCTACTGAATGCATCGAGGAGCCGCTGCTGCACGATATCTGCTACGCAGAGACGACGGATGACGCAGAGGATGAGGATGACATCAGCTGTGAGGAGGACATGGTGATGAGTGACATTGACAAGCCTATGTTGCTCTCGCTCTCAGGGTCCAGCGATGACATCATTGACTtgacctccctccctcccccaccgGAGGGTAATGACGAGGAGGACAATGACGTACTGCTGCACTCTCTTAACCTGGCCATAGCCGCTCCTCCTCCCGGCTTCAGGGACAGCTCTGacgaggaggagcagcagggggGCGGGACTCGTGCCCAGGGGGCCTGCAATGATATCCCAGTGTCTCTCATAGATTCAGTGCCCACCCTCGGGGCAGAGGGTCACGGGGAGCCTCTAAACGATGCGGTTGTGTCCACCTTACAGGCGCTGGAGGCTCTCGCTGCATCTGAGGAACAGAGTCCGGCACAGTCAGAGAGTAGCACAG GTGTAGAAATATCACGAGCATTTAGTCCTGAGTCCTCAGATTCTGGCAACGAGACAAATTCCTCTGAGATGACAGAGAGCTCCGAGCTGGCCACTGCTCACAGACACTCGGAGAACCACCTGAGGATGCACATGGCCATGACAGAAGGATCCCACAGCGTGAACGAGGAGAAGACTGAGGTCGCTGCACCCGGCGATGGTGGCGCTGCAGCTATGCAGTACAACTCCCAGGAGCATCAGGACGAGGAGGCGAAATCGTCTGCAGTCGCCTCCTCCCAGATTTTTCACTCAGATGGCGGTGAGATGGAGCCAGAGACGATGGAAATAAAATCAGTCAGTGAATACTTCACTAAGATGCACATGGGCTCGGTAATGAGCAGgcagagagggaaacagagggaggcagagagcagAATCCAAGGAGATACCTGCGAATCCTCTGACAGATCTCACATGACGTCTCATGACTCGGCTAGAGAGGAGCCCCCTCATCTTGTTGGGAAGTATAACGCTTTCACTGTGAGGGATTCCTACTACATGAATCAACTTGATCTGGGGCGAACGCACTTTAAAGACAGGAATCAAAAATGGCAGCAGACGACGGCCGGAAACAAAATGGCAGAGAATCTCTCTCCAGAATGTGTGAATGACTCACAGGCTTCCCACGCAGACAGGTTGacagaaaagggagagaaacggGATTCGGATAAAAGAAGCCAACAGTTAAATCATCTCCACTCTCCCTGCAAAGGGCCTGCCGAAGGAGAAGCCACTTCACAGGACAATGAGCAGCAGCAAATTAAGATTCCCCCGTCAGAGCAGGACCTCACACGGTTATACGAATACCACGTGAACAAGCGCATGTCATCCATTCAGAGTGAAGGCGTTCATTCTCTGCAGAGCTCACAATGTTCCTCTATAGACGCTGGTTGCAGcacaggcagcagcagctgtgtcaCTCCCATGGATTCTCCTCTTTGTGCCACAGACAATATGCATGTACTGTCAGAGTCCTCGCTCAAGGGGCTGAGTTATGCAACTGCTGAGGAAAAAGCTTGTGGGCCTCCGGGTCAAGGGAGGGTTGGCCATCCCATGGACTCCACCCTGCTGAGGAAGATCCATGCAGCTACCAGCGCGGAGCCTGGGTTCGGGATTACACGGGACGGCAGTCACCGAATGCCCAAGATAAAAGAAACCACAG CTTGCACACAGCTGAAGAAGGTTGGGGAAGAGTCATCTTTAGCTCTCTGTAATGAGACCAGTACCACCACCACAACCATTACACCATCATCATTAAGAAGTAGCACAGAGCCCAGCGGGCTGACACAGGCCAGCCCCGAACCTGACCCACACGCCCTGGCTTTCCCCTCAAGCGGATCATCAAGTGACCCTAAAACAAGCAGCCTCAGGAAGCCACGCAGGGATCGGACGCTCGGGAAGAACTGGAGCACCATGATGCCAGGTTCCAGGAGCTTAGAAGCGCTGTTAGAGAAGACAAGAGCAACAATTACAAGGAAGAGTGGTGGTCAGAATTTCCAGTCTCAAGATCCCCCAAAAGCACAGAGGATATTCTCTGCCAAAACCTTGCCCAAGAGCTTGTCCCAGGGTTCAGTCGCCTCGAATTCATCTGGCAGAAGGATGCTAAGAGGAGCCTCCCTGTTGCCTCCAGAGACAACGGCTCAAAGGCTGCATGCAGGTTCGTGGAAGTGCCGTAGGCCGTTCAGTCACTGCTTCCTGCGGAGGAAGAAGAACACTGATGGTGATGACGAAGACAAAGAGATGCCCTCACATGCTCTGTTCTCTGTCAGCTCGGTTTCTTTCAATCGCGAGGAAAGCGTGGTCTTGAAAGCCGACTTTAAAGCTGAGCAGAGTAACACGGCCGCAGCTACGAATGACACGAGCCTCAAAGCAAGGCTGGCTCGTGTCAATTCAATGAAGGGAAAAACTTACAGCCTTCACACAGGGTTCGCACTTGCACGTAAGGATGCCTTAGAGATGGTCGTTGTGTTGCGTTCCAGCGTCGGCCGCTCGTACAGAGGTGGGAAACGCGAGGTCAACGAGGCTGACACGGATACGTTCTCACAGCTGCTTTTCATGCAGGCCAAAGTGCTGAGCAGCGCCTGCAGTCAGATGGGTGTAGAATACAGCAGCCCCGAGGAGTTACTGCTCACTCTGACGCACAGCTTTCACACACTCTGCTGCCTAACACAAGCCTGCATGTCACTCGTGGAAGGCCTGAGCCGCGAGAGCGAGCGGCGTGAGGTGGTAGCCAAGGTGGATGAGGTCGTCATGAACTACGCGCGTCTGCTGAAAGCTGCTGAGGCAGCTTCGGGAAGCTCCCCCGGTGACCAAAGTGTGAATGCATTGACACATCACTCTGCCGCCATGTCTGCTATTATAAACGCACTAACTCACTCACTGAAAACACTGCTCAACAAATAA
- the LOC115026584 gene encoding FERM and PDZ domain-containing protein 4-like isoform X2 — MDVFSFVKMPKLSGHRTKSSGWPPPSGTWSSSQGPPNGWDMGTNREGRDCYINHSCSQSSSLDEVRLDGDKFVPPAPRKVEMRRDPVLGFGFVAGSEKPVVVRSVTPGGPSEGRLIPGDEIIMINDEPVSSAPRERVIDLVRSCKESILLSVVQPYPSPKSAFISAAKKAKLKTNPVKVRFAEEVIINGQVPETVKDNSLLFMPNVLKVYLENGQTKSFKFDSSTSIKDVILTLQEKLSIKSIEHFSLMLEQRAEGCASKLMLLHEQEMLTQVTQRPGSHKMKCFFRITFVPKDPVDLLRRDAVAFEYLYVQSCNDVVLERFGSELKYDTALHLAALQMYILTINAKQSQKVSLKYIEKEWGLALFLPPAVLSSMKEKNIKKALTHILKTNQNLVPPGKKLTALQAKVHYLKYLSDLRLYGGRVFKSTLIQGEKHTEVTLLVGPKYGISHVINTKTNLVALLADFSHVNRIEMYTEDENRVRVELHVLDVKPITLIMESVDAMNLACLTAGYYKLLVDSRRSIFNVAKNTETSHAARVKQTYQAIECTYSTPQKGFEDRNNQRCSQDYSDQECEYLEHGRFEGQPVYITEIHQPQHSVHMAERAECCRIPCTQTYLNVPRPKPQDSARSAKVSFIFGDPPLDSVNPQNLGYQRLMDDSPEILDNHSHMYRRLEEDYKMMDAIEDGYQYSTKIFGPTECIEEPLLHDICYAETTDDAEDEDDISCEEDMVMSDIDKPMLLSLSGSSDDIIDLTSLPPPPEGNDEEDNDVLLHSLNLAIAAPPPGFRDSSDEEEQQGGGTRAQGACNDIPVSLIDSVPTLGAEGHGEPLNDAVVSTLQALEALAASEEQSPAQSESSTGVEISRAFSPESSDSGNETNSSEMTESSELATAHRHSENHLRMHMAMTEGSHSVNEEKTEVAAPGDGGAAAMQYNSQEHQDEEAKSSAVASSQIFHSDGGEMEPETMEIKSVSEYFTKMHMGSVMSRQRGKQREAESRIQGDTCESSDRSHMTSHDSAREEPPHLVGKYNAFTVRDSYYMNQLDLGRTHFKDRNQKWQQTTAGNKMAENLSPECVNDSQASHADRLTEKGEKRDSDKRSQQLNHLHSPCKGPAEGEATSQDNEQQQIKIPPSEQDLTRLYEYHVNKRMSSIQSEGVHSLQSSQCSSIDAGCSTGSSSCVTPMDSPLCATDNMHVLSESSLKGLSYATAEEKACGPPGQGRVGHPMDSTLLRKIHAATSAEPGFGITRDGSHRMPKIKETTACTQLKKVGEESSLALCNETSTTTTTITPSSLRSSTEPSGLTQASPEPDPHALAFPSSGSSSDPKTSSLRKPRRDRTLGKNWSTMMPGSRSLEALLEKTRATITRKSGGQNFQSQDPPKAQRIFSAKTLPKSLSQGSVASNSSGRRMLRGASLLPPETTAQRLHAGSWKCRRPFSHCFLRRKKNTDGDDEDKEMPSHALFSVSSVSFNREESVVLKADFKAEQSNTAAATNDTSLKARLARVNSMKGKTYSLHTGFALARKDALEMVVVLRSSVGRSYRGGKREVNEADTDTFSQLLFMQAKVLSSACSQMGVEYSSPEELLLTLTHSFHTLCCLTQACMSLVEGLSRESERREVVAKVDEVVMNYARLLKAAEAASGSSPGDQSVNALTHHSAAMSAIINALTHSLKTLLNK, encoded by the exons CCACTCCTGCTCCCAGAGCAGCTCCCTGGATGAAGTTCGTCTGGACGGGGACAAATTTGTGCCACCAGCTCCACGGAAGGTGGAGATGAGACGAGACCCAGTGCTTGGCTTTGGATTTGTGGCAGGCAGTGAGAAACCTGTGGTGGTCCGCTCAGTCACACCAG GGGGTCCATCAGAAGGCAGGCTGATCCCAGGAGACGAGATCATCATGATAAATGATGAGCCAGTCAGTTCAGCACCCAGGGAGAGGGTTATTGACCTTGTCAG GAGCTGCAAGGAGTCGATATTGTTAAGCGTTGTTCAGCCGTACCCA TCACCCAAATCGGCATTCATCAGCGCAGCCAAAAAGGCCAAGTTAAAGACTAATCCTGTTAAAGTCCGCTTCGCTGAAGAGGTCATCATCAATGGCCAGGTCCCC GAAACAGTGAAGGACAACTCCCTTCTCTTTATGCCAAATGTTCTGAAGGTGTACCTGGAGAACGGGCAgactaaatcatttaaatttgaCAGCAGCACATCCATTAAG GACGTCATCTTGACCCTGCAAGAAAAGCTATCCATTAAGAGCATCGAGCACTTCTCTCTGATGCTGGAGCAAAGAGCGGAGGGGTGTGCCAGCAAACTCATGCTCCTGCATGAGCAGGAGATGCTAACTCAG GTGACACAGAGGCCAGGGTCACACAAGATGAAATGCTTTTTCCGCATCACTTTTGTCCCAAAGGATCCCGTGGACCTGCTTAGGAGAGACGCAGTAGCATTTGAATACCTCTATGTTCAG AGCTGTAATGATGTGGTATTGGAGAGATTTGGGTCAGAGCTGAAATACGACACGGCCCTCCATCTGGCTGCTCTGCAAATGTATATTCTGACCATCAATGCCAAGCAGTCCCAGAAAGTTTCCCTCAAGTATATTGA GAAGGAGTGGGGTCTGGCTTTGTTCCTGCCTCCTGCAGTGCTGTCGAGCATGAAAGAGAAGAACATCAAGAAGGCCCTCACTCACATCCTCAAAACCAACCAGAACCTGGTGCCACCTGGTAAAAAG CTGACTGCATTGCAGGCAAAGGTCCATTATCTGAAGTATCTTAGCGATTTGAGGCTGTATGGAGGACGGGTTTTTAAATCCACACTAATT CAAGGCGAGAAGCACACAGAAGTGACATTGCTGGTGGGGCCCAAATATGGCATCAGCCATGTGATCAACACCAAAACAAACCTGGTGGCACTTCTGGCTGATTTCAGTCATGTCAACCGCATTGAGATGTATACAGAAGATGAGAACAGGGTTAGAGTGGAACTACATGTTCTGGACGTAAAG CCCATCACTCTCATAATGGAGTCTGTTGATGCAATGAATCTGGCCTGTTTGACTGCTGGCTACTACAAATTACTGGTGGACTCTCGGCGCTCCATCTTCAATGTGgccaaaaacacagaaacaa GCCATGCAGCACGAGTAAAGCAGACCTACCAGGCCATCGAGTGTACATACAGCACACCCCAGAAAGGATTTGAAGACAGAAACAACCAGAGATGCAGCCAAGATTATTCTGACCAGGAGTGTGAATACCTGGAGCACGGGAGATTTGAAGGCCAACCAGTCTACATAACTGAGATCCACCAGCCTCAGCACTCCGTGCACATGGCAGAGAGAGccgagtgctgcagaatcccTTGCACCCAAACTTACCTCAACGTCCCCAGGCCCAAACCCCAAGACTCCGCCAGGAGTGCAAAGGTCTCCTTCATATTTGGAGATCCTCCCTTAGACAGTGTTAACCCCCAAAATTTGGGCTACCAGAGACTGATGGACGATAGCCCAGAGATTCTAGACAATCACAGCCACATGTATAGGCGTCTCGAGGAGGACTATAAGATGATGGATGCCATAGAAGACGGGTATCAGTACTCCACCAAAATCTTCGGTCCTACTGAATGCATCGAGGAGCCGCTGCTGCACGATATCTGCTACGCAGAGACGACGGATGACGCAGAGGATGAGGATGACATCAGCTGTGAGGAGGACATGGTGATGAGTGACATTGACAAGCCTATGTTGCTCTCGCTCTCAGGGTCCAGCGATGACATCATTGACTtgacctccctccctcccccaccgGAGGGTAATGACGAGGAGGACAATGACGTACTGCTGCACTCTCTTAACCTGGCCATAGCCGCTCCTCCTCCCGGCTTCAGGGACAGCTCTGacgaggaggagcagcagggggGCGGGACTCGTGCCCAGGGGGCCTGCAATGATATCCCAGTGTCTCTCATAGATTCAGTGCCCACCCTCGGGGCAGAGGGTCACGGGGAGCCTCTAAACGATGCGGTTGTGTCCACCTTACAGGCGCTGGAGGCTCTCGCTGCATCTGAGGAACAGAGTCCGGCACAGTCAGAGAGTAGCACAG GTGTAGAAATATCACGAGCATTTAGTCCTGAGTCCTCAGATTCTGGCAACGAGACAAATTCCTCTGAGATGACAGAGAGCTCCGAGCTGGCCACTGCTCACAGACACTCGGAGAACCACCTGAGGATGCACATGGCCATGACAGAAGGATCCCACAGCGTGAACGAGGAGAAGACTGAGGTCGCTGCACCCGGCGATGGTGGCGCTGCAGCTATGCAGTACAACTCCCAGGAGCATCAGGACGAGGAGGCGAAATCGTCTGCAGTCGCCTCCTCCCAGATTTTTCACTCAGATGGCGGTGAGATGGAGCCAGAGACGATGGAAATAAAATCAGTCAGTGAATACTTCACTAAGATGCACATGGGCTCGGTAATGAGCAGgcagagagggaaacagagggaggcagagagcagAATCCAAGGAGATACCTGCGAATCCTCTGACAGATCTCACATGACGTCTCATGACTCGGCTAGAGAGGAGCCCCCTCATCTTGTTGGGAAGTATAACGCTTTCACTGTGAGGGATTCCTACTACATGAATCAACTTGATCTGGGGCGAACGCACTTTAAAGACAGGAATCAAAAATGGCAGCAGACGACGGCCGGAAACAAAATGGCAGAGAATCTCTCTCCAGAATGTGTGAATGACTCACAGGCTTCCCACGCAGACAGGTTGacagaaaagggagagaaacggGATTCGGATAAAAGAAGCCAACAGTTAAATCATCTCCACTCTCCCTGCAAAGGGCCTGCCGAAGGAGAAGCCACTTCACAGGACAATGAGCAGCAGCAAATTAAGATTCCCCCGTCAGAGCAGGACCTCACACGGTTATACGAATACCACGTGAACAAGCGCATGTCATCCATTCAGAGTGAAGGCGTTCATTCTCTGCAGAGCTCACAATGTTCCTCTATAGACGCTGGTTGCAGcacaggcagcagcagctgtgtcaCTCCCATGGATTCTCCTCTTTGTGCCACAGACAATATGCATGTACTGTCAGAGTCCTCGCTCAAGGGGCTGAGTTATGCAACTGCTGAGGAAAAAGCTTGTGGGCCTCCGGGTCAAGGGAGGGTTGGCCATCCCATGGACTCCACCCTGCTGAGGAAGATCCATGCAGCTACCAGCGCGGAGCCTGGGTTCGGGATTACACGGGACGGCAGTCACCGAATGCCCAAGATAAAAGAAACCACAG CTTGCACACAGCTGAAGAAGGTTGGGGAAGAGTCATCTTTAGCTCTCTGTAATGAGACCAGTACCACCACCACAACCATTACACCATCATCATTAAGAAGTAGCACAGAGCCCAGCGGGCTGACACAGGCCAGCCCCGAACCTGACCCACACGCCCTGGCTTTCCCCTCAAGCGGATCATCAAGTGACCCTAAAACAAGCAGCCTCAGGAAGCCACGCAGGGATCGGACGCTCGGGAAGAACTGGAGCACCATGATGCCAGGTTCCAGGAGCTTAGAAGCGCTGTTAGAGAAGACAAGAGCAACAATTACAAGGAAGAGTGGTGGTCAGAATTTCCAGTCTCAAGATCCCCCAAAAGCACAGAGGATATTCTCTGCCAAAACCTTGCCCAAGAGCTTGTCCCAGGGTTCAGTCGCCTCGAATTCATCTGGCAGAAGGATGCTAAGAGGAGCCTCCCTGTTGCCTCCAGAGACAACGGCTCAAAGGCTGCATGCAGGTTCGTGGAAGTGCCGTAGGCCGTTCAGTCACTGCTTCCTGCGGAGGAAGAAGAACACTGATGGTGATGACGAAGACAAAGAGATGCCCTCACATGCTCTGTTCTCTGTCAGCTCGGTTTCTTTCAATCGCGAGGAAAGCGTGGTCTTGAAAGCCGACTTTAAAGCTGAGCAGAGTAACACGGCCGCAGCTACGAATGACACGAGCCTCAAAGCAAGGCTGGCTCGTGTCAATTCAATGAAGGGAAAAACTTACAGCCTTCACACAGGGTTCGCACTTGCACGTAAGGATGCCTTAGAGATGGTCGTTGTGTTGCGTTCCAGCGTCGGCCGCTCGTACAGAGGTGGGAAACGCGAGGTCAACGAGGCTGACACGGATACGTTCTCACAGCTGCTTTTCATGCAGGCCAAAGTGCTGAGCAGCGCCTGCAGTCAGATGGGTGTAGAATACAGCAGCCCCGAGGAGTTACTGCTCACTCTGACGCACAGCTTTCACACACTCTGCTGCCTAACACAAGCCTGCATGTCACTCGTGGAAGGCCTGAGCCGCGAGAGCGAGCGGCGTGAGGTGGTAGCCAAGGTGGATGAGGTCGTCATGAACTACGCGCGTCTGCTGAAAGCTGCTGAGGCAGCTTCGGGAAGCTCCCCCGGTGACCAAAGTGTGAATGCATTGACACATCACTCTGCCGCCATGTCTGCTATTATAAACGCACTAACTCACTCACTGAAAACACTGCTCAACAAATAA